The genomic DNA TGCAGTATCAGCTACTTTCAGGTGCACCTCTTCTAATTCAACAAGCTGTTGCTTTTTAGATTTTAAGAAGTCAATACTTTTATTAACAACAATACGTTTTAACCAGGCTCCAAAAGTCACCTCTGCTTTATATTGATGTAGTTTAGTAAAAGCTTTGATAAAAGCTTCCTGTACTACATCTTCAGCTTCGGCAGCATCTTTTAAAAATCGTTTTGCAACAATATACATACCATCACAGTACTGGTTGTATAACTGTAATTGTGCTTTGCGATTGTTTTGTTTACATTGTTCAATAATGTCAACTTGAAACATGCTAATTTACTTTTGGTTATGAGTTAGTTCGTTTTAAAGACGACTAAAAAAGTCTAGTGTTGCAAAAAAAATTATTTAATGTGTGTTTTTTTCTTTTAATTACTCTATAGCACAGCTATAAACTTCAAAAAAGCCCTAAAAGGACAAAAGTTAATTGTTTTTGTCTTCAAACAAAAAATTAAACCACTTCATCAATAAAAAAACTCTAAAATCTGTGTTAACATTGTTAAGAATTACTTCTTTTTGAAGTATCTTTATACCCTTTTAAACCCAGCATATGAACACATTCTTAAAGCGTATATTAGTCCTTTTATCCATAATAGCATTAGGACTATTTCTATATTCTTTTTTTGTTGAAAATATTTTTTCACAACGTCTAAGTCCTAAAGATACTGTAGAATTTAAACTTAATGATTTAAAACTTGAAGTGTTTTATAATAGACCTTCAAAAAAGAATAGAGCTATTTTTGGTGCTTTAGTTCCTTTTAATAAAGTTTGGCGTACGGGTGCTAATGAAGCTACCACTTTTAAAACCAACCAAGCCCTTGAGGTACAAGGCAGGCCTTTACCTATGGGTAAATATACGCTTTGGACGGTACCAAAAGATACCGTTTGGACTGTTATATTTAATTCTAAACAATACCCTTGGGGTGTCGATTCTGATATGAGACCTATGCGGGATGCTAACTTTGATGTTTTAAATATTGAAGTTCCTGTACAGAAATTATCGTCTACTGTAGAACAATTTACTATAGCTTTTGATAATTCTACAGATAATTTATTCTTAACTATGGCGTGGGATGACGTAAAAGTTGCTGTACCTCTTAAATAAGTATTTAGTCGTCGGTAGCAGTAATCAGTGGTTCTAATCAATTTTCTCAAATAAAATAGTAAATTAGACAAACATTTGTTTATTCGTGTCAAAAGAAAAAAAATCTGCACTTAGAGAAAAAAAAGGTGTTTCGATTTCTGAAATCACCAATCAATCCAGTATCAAAACTATTAAGGAGAAACGTAGGGCTGAAATTAATACAGATACTCTAGTATCCTCAATTTTAAATAAGGATATTACGGCTTTAAGCAGGGCCATCACTTTGGTAGAAAGCAAAAATCCGACACATTTAAAAAAAGCAAATAAAATAATAAAAGCATGTTTACCACATGCTAATAAATCCATTCGTATAGGCATTACTGGGGTTCCAGGAGTTGGAAAAAGTACTTTTATCGAAGTTCTTGGAAAACATATTACTTCAAAAGGAAAACGTGTTGCTGTACTGGCAATAGATCCCAGTAGTTCGCTAACAAAAGGGAGTATTCTAGGCGATAAGACCAGAATGGAAGATTTAGTGAAAGATACTAATGTTTTTATACGTCCATCGGCTTCTGGGGATTCACTGGGAGGTGTTGCCAGAAAAACCAGAGAGGCCATTATTTTATGTGAAGCTGCTGGATTTGATGTTATTATTATTGAAACCGTTGGTGTTGGTCAAAGTGAGACCACTGTACATAGCATGGTAGATTTCTTTTTATTACTAAAATTAGCCGGTGCTGGTGATGAATTGCAAGGTATAAAACGAGGTATTATAGAAATGGCAGATGTGATTGCTATTAACAAAGCAGATGGAGATAATTTAAAACGCGCCAAGCTTGCTAAAGTAGAATTTAATAGAGCACTTCATCTCTACCCCGAAAAACTTTCTGATTGGCAACCTAAAGTAACTATTTGCAGTGCACTTGAGAATGAAGGCATAGATACTATCTGGGAATTGATTTTAGATTATGTAATCATTACTTCTAAAAACAATTACTTTCAAGAAAAAAGACATGAGCAAAATAAATTTTGGCTGATTCAAACTATTGAAGAGCAATTAAAAT from Flavivirga abyssicola includes the following:
- a CDS encoding RNA polymerase sigma factor, which produces MFQVDIIEQCKQNNRKAQLQLYNQYCDGMYIVAKRFLKDAAEAEDVVQEAFIKAFTKLHQYKAEVTFGAWLKRIVVNKSIDFLKSKKQQLVELEEVHLKVADTAYDDKWLVDDAITLSDVKIAIDKLPDKYQYVVMLYLIEGYDHQEISEILNISEVASRTQLSRGKSKLQELLILKKNGTRY
- a CDS encoding DUF2911 domain-containing protein, with amino-acid sequence MNTFLKRILVLLSIIALGLFLYSFFVENIFSQRLSPKDTVEFKLNDLKLEVFYNRPSKKNRAIFGALVPFNKVWRTGANEATTFKTNQALEVQGRPLPMGKYTLWTVPKDTVWTVIFNSKQYPWGVDSDMRPMRDANFDVLNIEVPVQKLSSTVEQFTIAFDNSTDNLFLTMAWDDVKVAVPLK
- the meaB gene encoding methylmalonyl Co-A mutase-associated GTPase MeaB, yielding MSKEKKSALREKKGVSISEITNQSSIKTIKEKRRAEINTDTLVSSILNKDITALSRAITLVESKNPTHLKKANKIIKACLPHANKSIRIGITGVPGVGKSTFIEVLGKHITSKGKRVAVLAIDPSSSLTKGSILGDKTRMEDLVKDTNVFIRPSASGDSLGGVARKTREAIILCEAAGFDVIIIETVGVGQSETTVHSMVDFFLLLKLAGAGDELQGIKRGIIEMADVIAINKADGDNLKRAKLAKVEFNRALHLYPEKLSDWQPKVTICSALENEGIDTIWELILDYVIITSKNNYFQEKRHEQNKFWLIQTIEEQLKSVFFNRQEVKKELENQMQLIEANKTTPFAAADYLLGLT